In one Prosthecochloris aestuarii DSM 271 genomic region, the following are encoded:
- a CDS encoding pyridoxine 5'-phosphate synthase — protein sequence MRLAVNVDHIATLRNARNASLPDPVTAAVIAELNGASGIVCHLREDRRHIKDRDLERLREAVTTRLDLEMAMTTEMQHIAIRTKPELITLVPEKREELTTEGGFDIIRHYDTLCRYIKPVQDAGIEVSIFIEPEEEAIERAASAGAEIVELHTGPYSLKKTPAELETELMRIRKAATFARSRGLRVVAGHGLDYFNIVPFRTIEEIEEVSIGHALIARAALVGMETAVRDMLRIIN from the coding sequence CCCGGTGACCGCTGCCGTGATCGCTGAACTCAACGGGGCATCAGGAATCGTCTGCCACCTGCGTGAAGACCGCCGCCACATCAAAGACCGCGACCTGGAACGCCTCCGTGAAGCCGTCACAACAAGACTTGATCTTGAAATGGCAATGACCACTGAAATGCAGCACATCGCTATCAGGACCAAACCGGAACTCATCACGCTTGTCCCTGAAAAACGCGAAGAACTCACCACTGAAGGCGGATTTGACATCATTCGTCACTATGACACCCTCTGCAGGTATATCAAACCCGTTCAGGACGCAGGCATCGAAGTCAGCATCTTCATCGAACCCGAAGAAGAAGCCATCGAACGAGCAGCATCTGCAGGAGCCGAGATCGTCGAACTGCATACCGGCCCCTACTCGCTCAAAAAAACGCCTGCAGAACTTGAAACCGAACTGATGAGAATCCGCAAAGCAGCAACCTTCGCCCGCAGCCGAGGGCTGCGCGTCGTCGCCGGTCACGGGCTCGACTATTTCAATATCGTCCCCTTCAGAACAATTGAAGAGATCGAAGAAGTCAGCATCGGCCATGCGCTGATAGCACGCGCTGCACTCGTCGGCATGGAAACCGCCGTGCGTGACATGCTTCGAATTATCAACTGA